The nucleotide window ACCTGTCGCCTTGTGCCGGGTGTTCAGCACACCCACCCCGAGCGGCTTGGTCAGCGACAACGGCACCCCGGCCCGCCCGGCGTCGAGGGTGATCAACTCCTCCGGTCGGACCGTGCCGGTGACCGCGAGACCGTACTTCGGGCCGTCGTCGTCCACGCTGTGCCCGCCGGCCAGGTGACAACCGGCCTCCCGCGCCACGTCCTGGCCGCCGCGCAGCACCTCACGGGCCAACTCCAACGGCAGCACGTCGCGCGGCCAGCAGAGCAGGTTGAGCGCCACCAGCGGGGTGCCGCCCATCGCGTACACGTCGGAGAGGGCGTTGGCCGCCGCGATCCGACCCCAGTCGTACGCGTCGTCGACCACCGGGGTGAAGAAGTCGGCGGTGCTGACCAGGCCGGTCCGCTCATCGAGACGCACCACCGCCGCGTCGTCGCCATGATCCAACCCGACCAGCAGCTCGGCGGTACCGGTCGCCGGGCCGAGACCGGCCACCATGATCTCCAGCTCACCTGGCGGGATCTTGCAGGCGCAGCCGCCGCCGCGCGCGTACTTGGTCAACCGTACGGGTTCGGTCATCCCCCCATGATCTCGACAAGGCGCCACGATCGCCACCATGACCACCCAGTCGCTGACCGAAATCGGACGCCCGACAACGATCGTGACCGGTGTTACCGCTCCGTGACCCGCTGGGTTGCGTTCTGCCACATCAGGCCGCCTACAGTGGCCGCACCGGGGGTCAACCGACCCCGATCCGGGAGACGACAGGGGACGGTGGACGACGTGACGACGGGCGAACCGCTCATCGTGCTGGACGCGGTCAACAAGTGGTTCGGGCCGCTGCACGTGCTGGACGACGTCT belongs to Micromonospora ureilytica and includes:
- the selD gene encoding selenide, water dikinase SelD, with the translated sequence MTEPVRLTKYARGGGCACKIPPGELEIMVAGLGPATGTAELLVGLDHGDDAAVVRLDERTGLVSTADFFTPVVDDAYDWGRIAAANALSDVYAMGGTPLVALNLLCWPRDVLPLELAREVLRGGQDVAREAGCHLAGGHSVDDDGPKYGLAVTGTVRPEELITLDAGRAGVPLSLTKPLGVGVLNTRHKATGESFPEAVASMSALNRDAARAAVAAGIRCGTDVTGFGLLGHASKLARASQLTVAIDTARVPYLAGAREALRDGFVSGGSRRNLDWVTPWTDFGAADEGERLLLADAQTSGGLLVAGEVPGAPVVGELLPRGEHRIVLR